In the genome of bacterium, the window GAGCCGCGCAGGCTGCCGCCGACGTAGATCCCGCCGGCCACGGTGAACAGGGCCCACAGCAGGATGATGAAGGGGATGTAGTCGATCACGTAGATGTGGATGATCGACTGCAGCGCCTCGCCCCGGAAGGCGACCAGGAACGGCACCGCGAACGCCAGCGACCAGAAGGCCGCGACCTTGGGGAAGTGGCGGTGCCAGAAGTGCGGCGCCAGCAGCGGGAAGACCGCGATCGAGAGCAGGATCCCCACGAACGGCAGGGCGCTCCACAGGGGCAGCCGCGTGCCCAGGCTGGGGGCGGCGTGCTGCGGGGCGGCCTGGTGCGTGGCGGTATTGGCGGCGGCGGCGCCGTGCCCGTCGAGTGCCGCCGCGACGCCGGGCAGCAGCATCAGGACGAGGAGCGCGGCCGGGACGAGCCAGGCCGCACGGGTGCGGGCGCGCGGGGAAAGGCCGAAGTTCATGGCGACTCCTGTTCGGGGGGAAGGCGCTCGTCCCGCCGCCGTCGATCCGGGAAGCATCAGGACGCGAAGGGGAAGCTACGGAGCCGTAAGGATGGTGTCAAACCGGCAAGCGCGGCACCACTTGTAAATGATAATCAATTTTCATATTTTCATTATTTACCTTGCCACTACGAAATCCGGGTGGCAACATTCCGCAGGTTTTCGAGCCGCCGGACTGAACGGATCCACCGGTCGGCATCATGGTTTTGCCGGAAGGAGACCCCCTTGAAGACGTTGAAGTTGACCACCCTGTTCGTGATCATGGCGATGCTGATGAGCGTCGTCGCATATGCTCAGACCTGTGCCGAGACCTGCGCCAGCACCGTCAAGGTGACGGGCGAGTCCCGCTACCGGATCCAGATGGACGGCCCGGGGTTCTACAGCTACAACTCCGACACCAACCCCACTTGGTACAGCCAGCTGCGTACCCGCATCGGCATCAAGGCCATGGTCGCGGACAACATGGGCGTGTTCGCCCAGTTCCAGGACAGCCGCTACATCGGTACCGAGAATGCTGGTGATATGGCCTATGACCCCATTGAGGATGAGTTCTACTTTACGTCCATCGACCCCGTTCTTGACATGCACCAGGGTTACATGTGGTACAAGCCCTGCGAGAAGAGCTTCCTGAAGCTGGGCCGTTTCGAGATGAGCCTGCACAATGAGCGCTTGGTGGGACTTTCGGACTGGAGCATGTACGGCCAGTCGTTCGATGGCCTGATGTACGGCCGCCAGTTCGGCGAGAACATGAAGGCTTCGTTCTGGGCCACCAAGGATTACGAGAGCTTCAACGCGTACACGGTCGTCGATGACACCGACGGTACGGACCGCGCCGGTGACGACATGTTCTACGGCATCAACTTCTCGTTCCTGAACAAGGGCGTGGACCTGTTCGGCTTCATGAACAAGGCCTATGCCGTTGATTTCGAAGGCGATGCGTCCCTCATGACCTTTGGTGCCTACAGCGAGCGGACTTTTGCCGAGAACTTCGACTACAACGCCATGGTTGCGATGCAGACCGGCACTTTCGACCGAGGCGCCACGGAGGTCGATCTCAGCGGTATGCTGATGTTCGCCGAAGTGGGCTACACGATGGCCAACGGGTTCCGCCTGGCCGGCCTCGTGGATTACACCACGGGCGACGACCCCACGACGACCGAGGTCGAGAGCTTCAACAACCTGTACTTCACGCCGCACAAGTTCTACGGCGCCATGGACATCTTCGACAACGGCCGTGAAGAGGGCATCATGGACATCGCCCTGCGCGGCATGTACCCGGTCAACGAGAGCTGGACGCTCAACGGCGACTTCCACAGCTTCGCGACCGTCGAAGACCATGCCACCGACAAGACCGCGCTGGGCACCGAGATCGACCTGTCCGGCAAGTACGTCGACGGCGGCTTCGCCTGGCAGACCGGCCTGAGCATGTTCTCCCCCAGCGAGGACTGGCTGGGCTCGACCGCCGACAGCCAGAACTGGCTGTACACGCAGGCCACGATGAGCTTCTAGTCCTCTCCCGAGGGCAAGACCACGCGCCCCCGGCGGCACCGGCCGCCGGGGGCGTGTCTTTTCGCAGCAGGAGCGGGGGGAGGTGGTCAGCGCCCGGCGGTCGCGACCAGGTCCCTCAGGAAGGGAGCGGCCCCGTTCATGACCAGCTGCACCGCGATGACCGTCACCAGCAGGCCCATCAGCTTCTCCACGATGCGCATGCCGGTGGGGCCCAGGCGCCTCAGGACGGTGTCGGCGGTCAGCAGGATCACCCCGGTCAGCAGCAGGATCAGGGCGGCGGCGGCGCCGACGATCAGCGCGCCGGTCATCCCGGGGGTCTCGGCCCGCAGCACCATGACCGTGGTGATCGAGGCCGGACCGGCGATCATCGGGATCGCCAGGGGGGTCACCGAGGGGTCGTGGTCGGGGTCGGGGACCGGCTCGGGCTGGGATTGGGCCCGGGCGGCCTGGTCCAGGCCGGTGTGCCAGCGCCGGGGGCGGCTCTGCAGCATGTCCAGGCCGACGCCGAAGAAGATGACGCCGCCGGCGATGCGGAAGGCGTCCACCGTGATGCCGAAGGTGTGCAGCACGGCGCTGCCGGCGTAGGTGAACACCAGCAGGACCAGCAGGGACACCAGCAGGGCCTTGACCAGGATGCGCTGCTTGCGGTGGCGGGACAGGCCGGCGGTCTGGCCGCTGAAGAAGGGGATGCAGCCCA includes:
- a CDS encoding sodium:proton antiporter produces the protein MNFGLSPRARTRAAWLVPAALLVLMLLPGVAAALDGHGAAAANTATHQAAPQHAAPSLGTRLPLWSALPFVGILLSIAVFPLLAPHFWHRHFPKVAAFWSLAFAVPFLVAFRGEALQSIIHIYVIDYIPFIILLWALFTVAGGIYVGGSLRGS
- a CDS encoding alginate export family protein, which produces MKTLKLTTLFVIMAMLMSVVAYAQTCAETCASTVKVTGESRYRIQMDGPGFYSYNSDTNPTWYSQLRTRIGIKAMVADNMGVFAQFQDSRYIGTENAGDMAYDPIEDEFYFTSIDPVLDMHQGYMWYKPCEKSFLKLGRFEMSLHNERLVGLSDWSMYGQSFDGLMYGRQFGENMKASFWATKDYESFNAYTVVDDTDGTDRAGDDMFYGINFSFLNKGVDLFGFMNKAYAVDFEGDASLMTFGAYSERTFAENFDYNAMVAMQTGTFDRGATEVDLSGMLMFAEVGYTMANGFRLAGLVDYTTGDDPTTTEVESFNNLYFTPHKFYGAMDIFDNGREEGIMDIALRGMYPVNESWTLNGDFHSFATVEDHATDKTALGTEIDLSGKYVDGGFAWQTGLSMFSPSEDWLGSTADSQNWLYTQATMSF
- a CDS encoding MarC family protein produces the protein MDLYGFALLSLSSLFAVIDPLGCIPFFSGQTAGLSRHRKQRILVKALLVSLLVLLVFTYAGSAVLHTFGITVDAFRIAGGVIFFGVGLDMLQSRPRRWHTGLDQAARAQSQPEPVPDPDHDPSVTPLAIPMIAGPASITTVMVLRAETPGMTGALIVGAAAALILLLTGVILLTADTVLRRLGPTGMRIVEKLMGLLVTVIAVQLVMNGAAPFLRDLVATAGR